A single region of the Acinetobacter sp. WCHA45 genome encodes:
- a CDS encoding DUF3144 domain-containing protein, whose translation MSQKINATDVTEEEALNAIFFERADEFIKQANEFCRPPKGQQPKPEELRGQVSAAMLFATARFNTWVAANNFKDGNEMRGAKEQVMSYLLQQFQMMLEDNFDEYCEQFENYLRFRKNEDFHTHKHDHE comes from the coding sequence ATGTCTCAAAAAATTAATGCCACTGATGTGACAGAAGAAGAAGCTTTAAATGCGATATTTTTTGAGCGAGCAGATGAATTTATCAAACAAGCCAATGAGTTTTGTCGCCCACCAAAAGGACAGCAACCCAAACCAGAAGAGTTACGTGGACAAGTCAGCGCTGCCATGTTATTTGCAACAGCTCGCTTTAATACGTGGGTTGCAGCAAATAATTTTAAAGATGGCAATGAAATGCGTGGTGCCAAAGAACAGGTGATGTCTTATTTATTGCAACAGTTTCAAATGATGCTTGAAGACAACTTTGACGAATATTGTGAGCAGTTTGAAAATTACTTACGCTTCCGTAAAAATGAAGATTTTCATACGCATAAACACGATCACGAATAA